In Helianthus annuus cultivar XRQ/B chromosome 3, HanXRQr2.0-SUNRISE, whole genome shotgun sequence, a single window of DNA contains:
- the LOC110929778 gene encoding probable amino acid permease 7: MAVEVEHVAQDSTIDDDKIIRTGTLWTTVAHIITAVIGSGVLSLAWSTAQLGWIGGPIALFIFAFVTYVSSSLLSDCYRSPDPVTGTRNRSFTDAVRVILGRKHAWICGLLQYVSFYGTAVAYVVTTSTCMRAILKANCYHKKGRDGDCEYGGNTYMLLFGVVQILMSQIPDFHSMVLVSVVAAIMSFCYSSIGLGLGLAQVIENGKIAGSIAGHPAVSVAHKLWLTFQALGDIAFAYPYALILLEIQDTVKSPPAENKVTKRASAIAILATSFFYLGCGCFGYAAFGNDTPGNLLTGFGFYEPYWLVAFANACIIIHLIGGYQLFSQPVFAFVERWLAQKLPNSQFLKRFHELQLPFLPVFRFNIFRLCFRTTYVATTTGIALVFPYFNEILGVLGALNLWPLAVYFPVEMYIVQRKVEIWSRKWVVLEIFSGVLMVVSAVALVGSVAGLIEAKLK, encoded by the exons ATGGCAGTAGAAGTTGAACATGTAGCTCAAGATTCCACCATTGATGATGACAAGATCATAAGAACAG GCACGTTATGGACCACGGTTGCGCATATTATAACCGCGGTGATCGGTTCGGGTGTGCTCTCACTGGCATGGAGCACGGCTCAGCTCGGTTGGATAGGCGGGCCGATCGCGTTGTTTATTTTTGCGTTTGTAACGTATGTTTCTTCGTCTCTTTTATCGGATTGTTACAGGTCTCCTGATCCGGTTACCGGGACTAGAAACCGGTCCTTTACGGATGCTGTTAGAGTTATTCTAG GCAGAAAACACGCCTGGATATGCGGTTTGCTTCAGTATGTGAGTTTTTATGGAACTGCGGTTGCTTATGTTGTAACAACTTCGACTTGTATGAG GGCGATTTTGAAAGCCAACTGTTACCATAAAAAAGGGCGTGATGGCGATTGCGAATACGGTGGCAACACTTATATGTTGTTGTTTGGAGTAGTGCAGATTTTAATGTCACAAATACCAGATTTCCATAGCATGGTTTTGGTGTCGGTTGTTGCGGCCATAATGTCGTTTTGTTACTCTTCTATTGGTTTGGGGCTCGGTTTGGCTCAAGTGATCG AGAATGGTAAGATTGCTGGGAGCATTGCAGGACACCCGGCTGTTAGTGTCGCTCATAAGTTATGGCTAACTTTTCAAGCACTGGGAGACATAGCATTCGCGTATCCATATGCGCTTATTCTTTTGGAAATTCAG GATACTGTGAAGTCACCACCAGCAGAAAACAAGGTTACAAAACGCGCTTCAGCAATAGCGATTCTTGCGACAAGTTTTTTCTACCTTGGATGTGGATGTTTCGGGTATGCTGCATTTGGGAATGATACACCGGGAAACCTCTTGACAGGCTTCGGGTTTTATGAACCTTATTGGCTCGTCGCCTTTGCCAACGCGTGCATTATAATACATCTAATAGGCGGATATCAA CTATTCAGCCAGCCAGTATTTGCATTTGTGGAGAGATGGTTAGCACAAAAGCTCCCCAACAGTCAGTTTCTGAAAAGATTCCATGAATTGCAGCTGCCATTTTTACCGGTTTTTCGGTTCAACATATTCAGGCTATGTTTCAGAACAACATACGTTGCAACAACAACCGGAATCGCATTGGTGTTCCCATACTTCAATGAGATTCTGGGTGTGTTAGGTGCACTAAATCTATGGCCATTGGCCGTATATTTTCCGGTAGAAATGTACATAGTGCAAAGAAAGGTGGAAATTTGGAGCCGAAAATGGGTGGTTCTTGAAATATTCAGTGGTGTTCTGATGGTTGTATCGGCGGTGGCTTTAGTCGGGTCGGTAGCTGGACTCATAGAAGCAAAGTTGAAGTAG